A stretch of DNA from Serinibacter arcticus:
CGACCATGACGTTGACGGCGGCCATCGCCGCGTCGCCTCCGGGCAGCTCCTCCTGGACGAGCACGTCGCCGGTGTACCCCGTGGCGCCGATCCGTCCCAGCAGCGCGACCAGCTCGGCCCGGTCGGTCACGCGGTGGACCTTGGCGCGGCCGGCGTAGTCGACGTCGTGCGCGTCCGCCGTCGAGGCGAACTTCACGACGGCGGGCAGCGGCACCTCGGCGGGCACCTCCGACCCGGCGGCGACGACGAGCGTGCGCGGGTGCGGGAGCCCCAGGCGCTCGCACGCCCGCATCACCGTCCCCTTGTGGCTCGCGGCGGCGACGACCTCCGCGGCCGCGTACGGCACGACGACGCCGTCGGCCGCCAGCGCGGCCCGCGCGGCGACCACGACGTCGACGAGCCAGTCCGCGCTGGCGAGCAGCACGTGGGTCCGGCCGGGCTCCTCGGCCACGACCGCGCGCACGCGGCGCACCACGGCCTCGACCGTCAACTCCTCGCCGACCACGCGCAGGTCGACGATCGAGGAGTCGCGCACGGGCCACGTCGCCGCCCCGGCGAGCACGACGCTCGTCACGCCGAACGCCTCGTGGAAGGCGCGGGCGGTGCCGTAGGCGCCGATGTCACCGCCGAGCACGATCGGTCGCGGCGAGCCTCCGGGAGCGGAGGCGAGGGTGGGGTGCGCGGAGGGCGGCACGGCCGTCCTTTCGTGGCCGGGGCGGATTGCGCAGCGAGTCTACGGCGTGGCCTCAGGGCTTCCGGGGGTGCGACACCTAGCCTGGGGACCGTGCCGGAGATGGACTCGACCCAGATGCCGCCGGAGTTCACCGCGGCGCTCCTCAGCCTGCGTGGGCACACGTGGCGCCCCGAGGTGCACCTCGACGAGGTGCCTCCGCCCACGCGCATCGCGCCGTGGGCTGCCGCGCTGACCGCCGAGATCAACCCGACGACCGACCCCGACGACATGCTCGCCAACGGTCGATTCGTCGTCCTGCACGACCCCGAGGGCCAGGACGCATGGAACGGCACGTTCCGCGTCGTGGTGCTGATCCGCGCCCAGCTCGAGCACGAGCTCGGCGCGGACCCCATGCTCGGCGAGGTCGGCTGGACCTGGCTGACGGACTCGTTGCGGGAGGCCGGCGCCGAGCACCACTCGCTGTCGGGCACGGTCACCCGTGTCCTGTCGGAGACCTTCGGGGGGCTCGAGGTCCGCGGCCAGGAGGTCGAGATCGAGATCCGCGCCTCCTGGACCCCGACCACCCCGCGGATGGGCGAGCACCTGCGCGCCTGGGTGGCAGCGACCGCCTGGGCCGGCGGACTCCCCCCGCTGCCCGAGAACGTGACGGCGCTCACCCCGCGCCGCCCGAGGAGCTGAGACGTGACGCCCGCCACCCCCACGAGCCCGAGAGCACGACCCCCGACGCCGCAGCGGCCCCCGTGCCGCTGGTCGAGCCCAGGGACGGCGTGCCGGAGATCCTCACCACCACCGAGGGCCTGGCCGACTACGCCGCCGCCCTCGCCGCCGGTTCCGGCCCGGTCGCCGTCGACGCCGAGCGCGCGTCCGGCTTCCGCTACGGCCAGGCCGCCTACCTCGTCCAGATCCGCCGCGAGGGCGCGGGCACCGCGCTCATCGACCCGGTCGAGCTGCCCGACCTCTCCCCCGTGCGCGAGGCGCTGCGCGGGGTCGAGTGGGTCCTGCACGCCGCCAACCAGGACCTCGCCTGCCTCGCCGAGGTGGGCCTCGCGCCCGACGCGCTGTTCGACACCGAGCTCGCGGGGCGGCTGCTGGGTCGCGACCGCGTCGGCCTCGGGCCGATCGTCGCCGCCGAGCTCGGCCTCAGCCTCGCCAAGGAGCACTCCGCCGCCGACTGGTCGACCCGTCCGCTGCCGCGCGAGTGGCTCCGGTACGCCGCGCTCGACGTCGAGGTGCTCGTCGAGCTGCGCGACCGGCTGGCCGCCGACCTCGTGCGCCAGGGCAAGGACGAGTGGGCGAGGCAGGAGTTCGAGGCGGTCCGCCTCGCCCCGCCGCCCGCGCCCCGCGTCGACCCCTGGCGCCGCACCACCGGCATCCCGACCGTGCGCGACCCGCGCCGTCTCGCCGTCGTGCGAGAGATGTGGAACGAGCGGGACGCGAGTGCCCGGGCCAGGGACACCGCGCCCGGCCGGGTGCTGCCCGACCGCGCGATCATCGCGGCCGCCGTCGCCCTCCCGACGACGCGCGCCGCGCTCGCCGAGCTGCCGGAGTTCAGCGGCAAGGGCACGCGCCGGCGTCTCGACCGGTGGTGGGGCGCGATCGCCCGCGTCCTGGAGATGCCCGAGTCGGCACTGCCGCCGCGCCGCGGTCCCAGCACCGACACGATGCCGGCGCCGCGCGGCTGGGCCGACCGTCACCCCGAGGCCGCCGAGCGGCTCCGGGCCGTGCGCGCCACGATGCGGCTGCTCTCGATCGACCTCGGCACGCCGCAGGAGAACCTGCTCTCCCCCGACCTCCAGCGGCGTCTCGCGTGGGACCCGCCGGCGCCGCGCGTCGACACCGTCACGGCCCGGCTGCTCGACGGCGGGGCACGGCCCTGGCAGGCGGCCGTCACCGCCCCCGTGCTGGCGGGCGCGCTGAGCGACCCGCGCGCCGTCCCCGACGTGCCGGAGCCCTCGCGACGCTGATCCCTGCGGCGAAAGTGTCGAGGACGACGAGTACCGGACAACCGGGTACGGTGGCT
This window harbors:
- a CDS encoding carboxylate--amine ligase, producing MPPSAHPTLASAPGGSPRPIVLGGDIGAYGTARAFHEAFGVTSVVLAGAATWPVRDSSIVDLRVVGEELTVEAVVRRVRAVVAEEPGRTHVLLASADWLVDVVVAARAALAADGVVVPYAAAEVVAAASHKGTVMRACERLGLPHPRTLVVAAGSEVPAEVPLPAVVKFASTADAHDVDYAGRAKVHRVTDRAELVALLGRIGATGYTGDVLVQEELPGGDAAMAAVNVMVDAAGRVTFAQLGRVLLEEHTPTALGNSVAQVTADASSDAAARASIDDVLELLRDLDWRGFANVDLMRGADGRYRVLEINPRVGRSGFAPTASGYNVARLYVEGWIGAAGAVAPAGGDGGASGDDGAASAPAVLGEREHLFVVVPLAILRRYAPDARAQVRALRRAGAVTNPLYYRAERNPRRWLFIAVAMVNQVRKFRRFHPGA
- a CDS encoding DUF3000 domain-containing protein → MDSTQMPPEFTAALLSLRGHTWRPEVHLDEVPPPTRIAPWAAALTAEINPTTDPDDMLANGRFVVLHDPEGQDAWNGTFRVVVLIRAQLEHELGADPMLGEVGWTWLTDSLREAGAEHHSLSGTVTRVLSETFGGLEVRGQEVEIEIRASWTPTTPRMGEHLRAWVAATAWAGGLPPLPENVTALTPRRPRS
- a CDS encoding HRDC domain-containing protein yields the protein MPLVEPRDGVPEILTTTEGLADYAAALAAGSGPVAVDAERASGFRYGQAAYLVQIRREGAGTALIDPVELPDLSPVREALRGVEWVLHAANQDLACLAEVGLAPDALFDTELAGRLLGRDRVGLGPIVAAELGLSLAKEHSAADWSTRPLPREWLRYAALDVEVLVELRDRLAADLVRQGKDEWARQEFEAVRLAPPPAPRVDPWRRTTGIPTVRDPRRLAVVREMWNERDASARARDTAPGRVLPDRAIIAAAVALPTTRAALAELPEFSGKGTRRRLDRWWGAIARVLEMPESALPPRRGPSTDTMPAPRGWADRHPEAAERLRAVRATMRLLSIDLGTPQENLLSPDLQRRLAWDPPAPRVDTVTARLLDGGARPWQAAVTAPVLAGALSDPRAVPDVPEPSRR